From Calditrichia bacterium:
TAACAATCAGCTCCACAGGATTCGCTCGCTCTCCTGTGAGCCCGGGCGTTGGGCGGCCTTGAAAGACTATCGAAGGGTAATACAGCATTAATGGAGATCTAAACCGTGGCAAATGCCGAATTTGAAGATAGAGACTTACTTATCAACGAGATTGAACGTAATCTGTGGGAAACATGGGCAAACTGGGGTCGAGGGCCTGGCTGTGTCCTCCATGACGAGAGCGATGTTCTCTGGTTCGAAACTCCCCTACCAATCATTCCCTATAATGGCGTACTCAGATTCAGTGTCAGCAACGACTCCGAGCATCAGGTCAACGCCATCATAAACCGCTTTCAAGATCGTCGTGTTCCCTTCATTTGGGTGCTCCATCCTTCCTCGCAGCCCTCTGATCTGTCGCACCGATTAGTTGATCGCGGCCTAAAGGATGTTGAGCCAATCTATGGTATGGCGAGAAGCCTGGCTTCCTTACCTGACCTTCCGGCGTTGCCTTCCAACATCCAGGTTCGGAAAGTCGAGGATGAGCACGATGCAAATGCATTGATCCAATTCGCTTCCTGGCGCTGGAGTATTCCAGAAGAACACCAACCGGCGTATTCCAAGATTGTTTCCCAAGGGTTCCGCTTCGGAATGCCAGAGGCTAAGGCGCATATGTGGCAAGCGTGGCGCGAAGATCAGCCAATTGCGAAAGTCGCGCTATATCTCGGCTCCCGTTCAGTGGGGATCTATGCCGTCGCAACTCGCTCAGAAGCTCGCCGCCTCGGTCTCGCAAGTTTTCTGACTGTCACGGCTCTTCATTATGCGCGTGATGCCGGTTATCACTTGGCCGTTCTACATTCCACTCCGATGGCTCAAAGGCTATACAAGTCCTTAGGGTTCAATTCAATTGCGGAGTTTCGTCTCTTCGCTTCAGACGATGTTCATATATAAAGGGTGGCCGCCCAACACCGCGTGCAGCAGACAAGTGGGATTCGCCCCCTAAAAGGAGTGATTCTGTGGTCGAACCTTTTCCTTCAAAGCAGCTTCGTCTTTTCCCACCCACTTGCGGCTAACGCAAACCGATATATCCCTTAACAGCTTAACAGAAATAGGAGCAAGAGATGAATGAACGAAAGAAAGTTGTCCTGGTAGGGTGGAATCCAGATGTGGTTGACTACAAAAAATGGCCAGGACTGACTGCTGAGAAGTTACGTGCAGCATTAGAAGGAGATCGAGATAAACTTAATTCGCTTGGATATAGTGCTGAACTACTCTACATAAATCACGCAGATACGGCTTTCGAAACAACGAGTAAGGCACTGACAGAAACAGCATATGATTGTGTTCTTATTGGAGCAGG
This genomic window contains:
- a CDS encoding GNAT family N-acetyltransferase, whose protein sequence is MANAEFEDRDLLINEIERNLWETWANWGRGPGCVLHDESDVLWFETPLPIIPYNGVLRFSVSNDSEHQVNAIINRFQDRRVPFIWVLHPSSQPSDLSHRLVDRGLKDVEPIYGMARSLASLPDLPALPSNIQVRKVEDEHDANALIQFASWRWSIPEEHQPAYSKIVSQGFRFGMPEAKAHMWQAWREDQPIAKVALYLGSRSVGIYAVATRSEARRLGLASFLTVTALHYARDAGYHLAVLHSTPMAQRLYKSLGFNSIAEFRLFASDDVHI